One window of Methanogenium organophilum genomic DNA carries:
- a CDS encoding cupin domain-containing protein: MDKSDLRESTIFPKGEELPAMFSEYFSGKVWLNMLVGRDNEFNCPIGNVTFEPGCINNWHRHPGGQILLVTGGRGYYQEEGKPARELKPGDVVTIAPNIKHWHGAAHDSWFVHLSVETNIDAGPAEWLEPVADEEYNKLK, translated from the coding sequence ATGGATAAATCAGATTTACGTGAAAGCACAATCTTCCCAAAAGGAGAAGAGCTTCCGGCAATGTTCAGCGAATATTTTTCAGGCAAAGTATGGCTTAACATGCTGGTTGGAAGGGACAATGAATTTAATTGCCCTATCGGCAATGTGACATTCGAACCCGGATGCATAAATAACTGGCACAGGCACCCGGGAGGACAGATACTGCTCGTCACAGGCGGACGCGGGTACTATCAGGAAGAAGGGAAGCCTGCACGGGAACTGAAACCCGGTGATGTAGTGACAATAGCTCCAAATATTAAACACTGGCATGGTGCAGCACATGACAGCTGGTTCGTGCACCTTTCCGTAGAGACAAACATTGACGCAGGTCCTGCTGAATGGCTGGAACCGGTGGCAGATGAAGAGTACAATAAACTGAAGTGA
- a CDS encoding sugar O-acetyltransferase: MSEKPLHKDIFERDRSGEPVSVDDPEYPKLREVMVRTAELTTRLNTSFHDEDEIRSLFSELTGSEVDESSRITPPFYTDFGRNIRLGKNVFINHACTFMDRGGITIEDDTKIGPKVNLITSNHSLDPARRKELISTPIWIKENVWIGAAATILPGVTVGENSVVAAAAVVTHDVPPNTVVAGVPAKVIRTL; the protein is encoded by the coding sequence ATGAGTGAAAAACCGCTGCATAAAGACATATTTGAACGTGACAGGTCTGGAGAACCGGTTTCTGTAGATGATCCGGAATACCCGAAATTACGGGAAGTGATGGTTCGTACTGCGGAACTGACCACCAGACTGAATACTTCATTTCATGATGAGGATGAAATACGGAGCCTGTTCAGTGAATTGACCGGTTCTGAGGTTGATGAATCCTCCAGGATAACTCCTCCATTCTATACGGATTTTGGACGGAATATCAGGCTTGGCAAAAATGTGTTTATCAATCACGCTTGTACCTTCATGGATAGAGGAGGCATAACTATCGAAGATGACACTAAGATAGGGCCCAAAGTCAATCTTATCACATCCAATCATTCATTGGATCCGGCACGAAGAAAGGAATTAATATCGACTCCGATTTGGATCAAAGAGAATGTATGGATCGGTGCTGCTGCAACTATTTTACCCGGTGTAACTGTTGGAGAGAACTCTGTAGTAGCAGCTGCTGCTGTCGTTACGCATGATGTTCCTCCTAACACAGTTGTGGCCGGTGTACCGGCAAAGGTCATCAGAACATTGTAA
- a CDS encoding cyclophilin-like fold protein, producing the protein MKTREIQNGTKINMHFGSTIIPGILNDSEPARELISRLPYTVRASRYDYDICGIMDKPLSFNDGDLISGWKNGDIDFTTQGDYFTILFDNEENCYGEFVNLGVIDCDPSRMIH; encoded by the coding sequence ATGAAAACTCGTGAAATTCAGAACGGAACAAAGATCAATATGCATTTTGGCAGCACGATCATCCCCGGAATACTAAATGATAGTGAACCTGCCAGAGAGCTTATCAGCAGACTGCCATATACAGTCCGTGCCAGCAGATATGATTACGATATTTGCGGAATAATGGATAAACCGCTATCATTTAATGATGGAGATCTGATTTCAGGCTGGAAAAATGGTGATATTGATTTCACCACCCAGGGGGATTATTTCACCATTCTGTTTGATAATGAAGAAAATTGTTATGGTGAATTTGTAAATCTTGGTGTTATTGACTGTGACCCGTCTAGAATGATTCATTAA
- a CDS encoding alpha/beta hydrolase has protein sequence MTETGKEANGKTFELSEKVTVESVSYKNKYGITVAADMYLSKDIDTSKQYPALVIGTPYGGVKEQGAGIYAQNMAERGFVAIAFDESYNGESSGEPRHISSPDIFVEDFSAGVDFLGTRTFVDRDKIGAIGICGSGAFSVTAAQVDPRIKAVATTSMYDMSRMIRKGWEDSMTDDERAQTLVQLGEQRWNDFENGSPLLPDGFPSEPADSIPEGLDPITSEFFEYYGMKRGHHPNAGAAFTVTSSMSFMNFPLMNYIETISPRPILFIIGENAHSRYFSEDAYEMAAEPKELVIVPGARHIDLYDGGDNNYIPFDKLESFFGKM, from the coding sequence ATGACAGAAACCGGAAAAGAAGCTAATGGAAAGACCTTTGAACTCAGTGAAAAGGTAACGGTAGAAAGCGTATCCTACAAGAACAAATACGGAATTACCGTTGCAGCGGATATGTACCTGTCAAAGGATATCGACACGTCGAAACAATATCCGGCACTTGTTATCGGAACGCCGTACGGTGGGGTAAAAGAGCAGGGCGCCGGTATTTACGCACAGAACATGGCAGAACGAGGATTCGTTGCCATTGCGTTCGATGAATCGTATAACGGAGAAAGCAGTGGAGAACCAAGACATATCTCCTCTCCGGATATATTCGTTGAAGACTTCAGCGCAGGAGTAGACTTTTTGGGCACACGCACGTTCGTAGACAGAGATAAGATCGGAGCTATTGGTATATGTGGGAGCGGAGCATTTTCCGTCACTGCAGCCCAGGTTGACCCCCGTATCAAAGCAGTAGCAACTACAAGCATGTACGATATGAGCAGAATGATACGAAAGGGATGGGAAGACTCGATGACTGATGACGAGCGTGCCCAGACGTTGGTTCAGCTTGGCGAGCAGAGATGGAACGACTTTGAAAATGGCAGTCCATTGTTACCTGACGGATTCCCGAGTGAACCAGCCGATTCAATTCCGGAAGGATTAGACCCGATTACCAGTGAATTCTTTGAATATTATGGAATGAAGCGTGGACATCATCCGAATGCAGGAGCAGCATTCACCGTAACAAGCAGCATGTCATTTATGAACTTCCCGCTGATGAACTATATTGAGACGATTTCACCACGGCCAATTTTGTTCATCATCGGTGAAAATGCTCACTCCAGGTATTTCAGTGAAGATGCCTATGAGATGGCCGCCGAACCCAAAGAACTTGTAATTGTTCCGGGAGCAAGGCATATTGACCTGTACGACGGCGGAGACAACAATTATATTCCCTTCGATAAGCTGGAATCCTTCTTTGGAAAGATGTAG
- a CDS encoding aldo/keto reductase yields MLYRTAPKIGDDLSILGFGCMRLPVKEDGSIDEERATKQVRYAIDNGVNYVDTAWPYHMGESEPFLGRALADGYRKKVKIATKLPSWLIETREDMDTFLNAQLEKLRTDQIDYYLAHYLVGDEWDRLEKLGIREFFDEAKADGRIKHAGFSFHGHGSDFNRIVDGYDWDFCQIQYNYLDEKNQAGTAGLEYAASKGLAVMIMEPLRGGNLTHPVPPEVKEIWDHARTRRTPAEWALRWIWNHPEVTVVLSGMNEESHVKENLRVAGEAYPNSLTELELQLIAGVEKKYRELMKVSCTGCRYCMPCPAGVNIPHCFEVYNNKYLSGNPDEAGFLYVVQLSGIITSGEPEFASQCIQCGKCLDRCPQHIDIPAVLATVVEEMEGNDLEQRVATVRELFKKSD; encoded by the coding sequence ATGCTATATAGAACTGCCCCAAAAATCGGCGACGATCTTTCAATACTTGGGTTTGGATGCATGCGTCTCCCGGTAAAAGAAGATGGATCGATTGATGAAGAGAGGGCCACAAAACAGGTACGCTACGCTATTGATAACGGCGTAAACTATGTCGATACGGCCTGGCCCTACCACATGGGAGAGAGCGAGCCCTTCCTGGGCCGTGCCCTTGCGGACGGCTACCGCAAGAAGGTAAAGATCGCAACAAAACTTCCTTCGTGGCTTATCGAGACCCGGGAGGACATGGATACGTTCCTGAATGCCCAGCTGGAGAAACTCCGGACAGATCAGATCGATTATTATCTTGCTCATTACCTGGTCGGAGATGAATGGGACAGACTTGAAAAACTGGGCATTCGTGAATTCTTTGATGAAGCCAAGGCAGATGGTCGGATAAAACATGCAGGTTTCTCTTTCCATGGTCATGGGAGCGATTTTAACCGCATCGTTGACGGTTATGACTGGGATTTCTGCCAAATTCAGTACAACTATCTTGATGAAAAAAATCAGGCGGGAACTGCAGGTCTTGAATATGCGGCATCAAAGGGCCTTGCGGTAATGATTATGGAACCCCTTCGGGGAGGAAACCTGACACATCCGGTCCCACCCGAGGTGAAAGAGATCTGGGATCATGCCCGGACCAGGAGAACTCCGGCTGAATGGGCTCTCCGGTGGATCTGGAATCATCCCGAGGTTACCGTGGTCCTCTCCGGGATGAATGAAGAATCCCATGTAAAAGAGAATCTCCGGGTTGCAGGCGAAGCGTATCCAAACTCCCTGACTGAGCTGGAACTGCAGCTGATTGCAGGCGTTGAGAAGAAGTACCGGGAACTGATGAAAGTCAGCTGCACCGGCTGCCGGTATTGTATGCCATGCCCGGCAGGGGTGAACATTCCCCACTGCTTTGAGGTGTACAATAACAAGTATTTATCCGGAAACCCGGATGAAGCCGGATTTTTATACGTGGTGCAACTGAGTGGCATCATAACCAGCGGAGAACCAGAATTTGCATCACAATGTATTCAATGCGGAAAATGCCTGGATAGATGCCCCCAGCACATCGACATCCCAGCCGTCCTTGCAACTGTTGTGGAAGAAATGGAAGGAAACGACCTTGAACAGAGAGTCGCTACTGTCCGGGAGCTTTTCAAAAAGTCGGACTGA
- the larB gene encoding nickel pincer cofactor biosynthesis protein LarB — protein MDKKEIRKLLEQVSGGSMSVDEAILRFKTAPFEDLGFARIDNHRGLRQGIAEVIYGAGKTQEQIAEIASSMLANGQKTVLITRMNRKTADFVGKKIPLQYFETGNVGIAGEIPEPDGCGRIVIATGGTSDIPVAEEAALTAMALGNEITRLYDVGVAGLHRLLDHAEDIMNARVIIAIAGMEGALASVIGGLADCPVIAVPTSVGYGASFGGLSALLSMLNSCASGVSVVNIDNGFGAGYLASMINHIGAD, from the coding sequence ATGGATAAAAAAGAAATCAGAAAATTATTGGAACAGGTATCGGGAGGCTCTATGTCGGTGGATGAAGCGATACTACGCTTTAAAACAGCACCGTTTGAAGACCTTGGATTTGCCAGGATTGACAATCACAGGGGTCTCAGGCAGGGTATTGCAGAGGTCATCTATGGGGCGGGAAAGACACAGGAGCAGATTGCTGAAATTGCCTCTTCGATGCTGGCAAACGGGCAGAAGACGGTACTGATTACACGAATGAACAGGAAGACCGCAGATTTTGTCGGGAAGAAAATACCTCTCCAATACTTTGAAACAGGAAATGTTGGCATTGCCGGTGAAATCCCAGAACCTGACGGATGCGGCAGAATAGTTATTGCCACCGGTGGCACGAGTGACATCCCGGTTGCAGAAGAGGCGGCACTCACGGCCATGGCACTGGGAAACGAGATCACACGGCTCTATGATGTAGGCGTTGCCGGTCTGCACCGGCTACTGGATCACGCAGAGGATATCATGAATGCACGGGTCATTATCGCAATCGCAGGTATGGAAGGTGCTTTAGCAAGTGTTATCGGCGGGCTTGCAGACTGCCCGGTGATAGCCGTTCCGACAAGCGTTGGTTACGGTGCATCTTTCGGCGGCCTCTCCGCACTCCTCTCAATGCTGAATTCCTGTGCGAGCGGTGTTAGTGTAGTGAATATCGATAACGGATTCGGTGCCGGTTACCTGGCAAGCATGATCAATCACATAGGAGCCGATTAA
- the larC gene encoding nickel pincer cofactor biosynthesis protein LarC, with protein MRILHLECNMGASGDMLMSSLLELHPDPEGFIQRLNGLEIPGVTVQANSAVKCGIIGTQIVVTVNGAEEGSGDIFHEHNHEQNHEHNHAHEHHHHGMPEVGHIIGHLNIPTGVKNDARAVYSLIAEAESHVHGKPVDQVHFHEVGTMDAIADIVGVCLLMEELKPEQILASPVHVGSGNVRCAHGILPVPAPATAHILKDVPVYGGMIRGELCTPTGAALLKHFCSEFSPMPVMKVQKIGYGMGKKDFEIANSVRAFLGET; from the coding sequence ATGAGGATACTGCATCTTGAATGCAACATGGGTGCATCGGGAGATATGCTGATGTCTTCCCTTCTCGAACTGCATCCCGATCCTGAAGGATTTATTCAAAGACTCAACGGACTGGAAATCCCCGGAGTAACTGTTCAGGCAAATTCAGCGGTAAAATGCGGAATTATCGGGACACAGATTGTAGTCACGGTGAACGGTGCAGAAGAAGGCAGCGGAGATATTTTTCATGAACATAATCATGAACAAAACCATGAACATAATCATGCACATGAGCACCATCACCATGGTATGCCCGAGGTCGGGCACATCATCGGCCACCTGAATATTCCGACAGGGGTAAAGAATGATGCACGTGCAGTATACTCGCTGATAGCAGAAGCGGAAAGTCATGTCCACGGAAAACCGGTAGACCAGGTGCATTTCCATGAAGTCGGGACGATGGATGCAATTGCAGATATTGTCGGCGTCTGTCTGTTGATGGAAGAACTAAAACCAGAGCAGATTCTTGCATCACCGGTTCATGTCGGATCAGGAAATGTCCGGTGTGCACACGGGATACTGCCCGTACCTGCCCCCGCAACAGCACACATTCTCAAGGATGTCCCTGTATATGGAGGAATGATACGGGGAGAACTCTGCACTCCGACAGGAGCAGCACTGTTGAAGCATTTCTGTTCTGAATTTTCACCGATGCCTGTTATGAAGGTGCAGAAGATCGGATACGGGATGGGTAAAAAAGATTTTGAGATTGCCAACAGTGTCCGGGCTTTTCTGGGTGAAACCTAA
- a CDS encoding aldo/keto reductase — MEYRYLPNSSCRVSTIGIGAGSLRESGPEEIRKIINSGMEHGINLIDTVMSDTSAAEPIAQALKGRRDEMIMQIHLGAVYPHETYSRTRSLSELQRGFEGELKKYGTDYADIGLIHYVDEVSDFEEILSGGIFDYALKLKDEGVIRHLGFSSHSAEVSRLFIETGEIDVFMFSLNAAYDFEPSEGKLILAKERAELYRACEKRGVGITVMKPYCGGQLLNAKTSPLYHRMSIPQCIRYALDSPVVISCLPGVRSLKDLEDVLGYYSASEEECDYSFIGSLPHRDINGICIYCGHCQPCPAGIDIASLNKYLDLAKSGDELARDHYMKLDKNAEDCTGCGVCEKNCPFHVDILERIQEACELFPPVTIGKP, encoded by the coding sequence ATGGAATATAGATATTTACCAAACAGCAGCTGCAGGGTCAGCACAATCGGTATTGGTGCAGGAAGTCTCCGTGAATCCGGACCGGAAGAGATCAGGAAGATCATCAATTCCGGTATGGAACACGGCATAAACCTGATTGATACTGTCATGTCCGATACCAGTGCAGCAGAACCTATTGCACAGGCACTGAAAGGACGACGGGATGAGATGATCATGCAGATCCATCTGGGTGCCGTCTACCCGCATGAAACATATTCGCGAACCAGATCTCTTTCAGAATTACAGAGAGGATTTGAAGGCGAACTGAAAAAATACGGGACGGATTATGCCGATATTGGCCTCATCCATTACGTTGATGAGGTTTCGGACTTTGAAGAGATACTGTCCGGCGGAATTTTCGACTATGCCCTGAAGCTGAAGGATGAAGGAGTGATACGACATCTCGGTTTTTCGTCACATTCCGCGGAAGTTTCCAGGCTCTTTATCGAGACCGGAGAGATCGATGTCTTCATGTTCAGCCTCAATGCCGCCTATGATTTTGAACCGTCAGAGGGCAAACTGATCTTGGCAAAAGAGAGAGCGGAACTCTACCGGGCATGTGAAAAAAGAGGTGTCGGCATCACTGTCATGAAGCCGTACTGCGGCGGGCAGTTGCTGAATGCAAAGACATCCCCGCTGTATCATCGTATGTCAATCCCCCAATGCATCAGATATGCTCTGGACAGTCCCGTTGTTATCTCCTGCCTGCCGGGGGTACGTTCTCTGAAAGATCTGGAGGATGTACTTGGATATTACTCCGCTTCCGAAGAGGAATGCGACTATTCTTTTATCGGCAGTCTGCCGCACAGGGATATTAATGGAATCTGCATTTACTGCGGCCACTGTCAGCCCTGTCCGGCCGGGATCGATATCGCCTCATTGAATAAATATCTGGACCTCGCAAAATCGGGTGACGAACTTGCACGAGACCATTACATGAAACTGGATAAAAACGCAGAAGACTGCACCGGATGTGGCGTCTGCGAAAAGAACTGCCCTTTCCACGTGGACATCCTTGAACGGATACAGGAGGCCTGTGAGCTGTTTCCTCCGGTTACGATCGGGAAGCCATGA
- a CDS encoding WYL domain-containing protein — MSEPKLCNAIKSKKQVNILYDGQIRKINPHLIGINEKGNKALRAFQVGGYSKSGNLPAWKLYLLNEIRNVQVLDTTFSTHPQYNPNDNAMIKFVCRI, encoded by the coding sequence ATGAGTGAACCTAAATTATGTAATGCAATTAAAAGTAAAAAACAAGTAAATATCTTGTATGATGGGCAAATTAGAAAAATAAATCCACATCTTATAGGAATAAATGAAAAAGGGAACAAGGCTCTGAGAGCATTTCAAGTTGGGGGATATAGTAAATCGGGAAATCTACCAGCATGGAAATTATATTTACTCAATGAAATTAGAAATGTTCAAGTTTTAGATACAACTTTTAGCACTCATCCTCAGTATAATCCTAATGACAATGCTATGATAAAATTTGTATGTAGAATTTAA
- a CDS encoding ATP-binding protein: MQKRVSINLENCYGIKQFDFEFCFEQNSSIKKKSVFGIYASNGAMKSSFAKTFTDYQNSGDSKDLRYPSRKTIREINDENGNPLVNDQIYVIHPFLESFESDKVSLLLATKSLKERYEKIHKDLNEKKDEFIREIKKSSKIRDNIANENFILNDFKEQDLYVCLENMHSEIKNLKISDISKIKYKDIFNPDVEKFLLDEDNKKLLEEYIERFDELLEEADYFVKDIFTHNNASDVSKYLKNSGFYKANHKVLLESEKGTQIVNSDENFLNIIDTEKKRIFGDESLIEKFEKIDNAITAKENLKKFRTFLEKNKFIIPDLVDIDGLKKKFWLNYIKIEEDRYNELIFLYRSGKDEIKGIIEEAKKEFTLWEEVKDKFNSRFKVPFIVKIENKEDVILGSDTPTIKFEFKDSNEEYIADRENAMKVLSQGEKKALYLLDIIYEIEVRRKNNQETIFIFDDIADSFDYMNKYAIVEYMIDISKDDFFYQIILTHNFDFFRTLNSRFIPDDNCYIAEKNDSGIKLQKASFVKMPLREWIKNASKNENYVIALIPFIRNVIEYTKGTDEQNYLSLTSMLHLKNDTLLLTNKDLEFILAHELPNAGIKIVNPTNRIFDTIKSCSNKCLASNCNNLEEKIVLSIGIRLEAEYYMYNKMKPVITDIDTKIQKWTTGTMVGKYKKEFPSERNTINILDRVNLMTPENIHLNSFMYEPLIDLSGDHLCKLYRDVSHLDQ, translated from the coding sequence ATGCAAAAAAGGGTTTCGATTAATTTAGAAAATTGTTATGGGATAAAGCAGTTTGATTTTGAGTTCTGTTTTGAACAAAACAGTTCTATTAAGAAAAAATCAGTGTTTGGAATTTATGCTTCAAATGGGGCTATGAAATCATCCTTTGCAAAAACTTTTACTGATTATCAAAATTCAGGTGATTCTAAAGATCTACGATATCCATCTAGAAAAACAATTCGTGAAATTAATGATGAAAATGGAAATCCTTTAGTAAATGATCAAATTTATGTAATTCACCCTTTTTTAGAATCATTTGAGTCGGATAAAGTTTCTTTGTTACTTGCGACAAAAAGTCTCAAAGAACGTTATGAAAAAATTCACAAAGACCTTAATGAGAAGAAAGATGAATTCATTCGTGAGATAAAGAAATCATCAAAAATTAGGGATAATATTGCTAATGAAAATTTTATTTTAAATGATTTCAAGGAACAAGATTTATATGTATGTTTAGAAAATATGCATTCCGAAATAAAAAATTTAAAAATTTCAGATATTTCTAAAATTAAGTATAAAGATATATTCAATCCAGATGTTGAGAAATTTTTGCTTGATGAAGATAATAAAAAATTATTAGAAGAGTATATTGAAAGATTTGATGAATTGCTTGAAGAAGCTGATTATTTTGTAAAAGATATCTTTACTCATAATAATGCATCTGATGTCTCTAAATATTTAAAAAATAGTGGTTTCTATAAAGCCAATCATAAAGTGTTATTAGAATCAGAAAAAGGCACTCAAATAGTAAATTCGGATGAAAATTTTTTAAATATAATTGATACTGAGAAAAAAAGGATATTTGGTGATGAATCTCTTATTGAAAAATTTGAAAAAATTGATAATGCAATTACAGCTAAAGAGAATTTAAAGAAATTTAGGACATTTCTTGAAAAAAATAAATTTATTATTCCGGATTTGGTTGATATAGATGGATTGAAAAAGAAATTTTGGTTAAATTACATAAAAATAGAAGAGGATAGATATAATGAATTAATTTTTCTTTATAGATCTGGTAAAGATGAAATTAAAGGGATAATTGAAGAAGCTAAGAAAGAATTTACTTTATGGGAAGAGGTAAAGGATAAATTTAATAGTAGATTTAAAGTTCCATTTATCGTAAAAATTGAAAATAAAGAAGATGTAATTTTAGGAAGTGACACTCCGACTATAAAATTTGAGTTTAAAGACTCGAATGAGGAATATATTGCTGATAGAGAGAATGCTATGAAGGTTCTTAGTCAGGGTGAAAAAAAGGCATTATATCTATTAGATATAATTTATGAAATTGAAGTAAGAAGGAAAAACAATCAAGAGACTATATTTATTTTTGATGATATTGCTGATTCATTTGATTATATGAATAAATATGCAATTGTTGAATATATGATTGATATTTCAAAAGACGATTTTTTTTATCAAATTATTTTAACACATAATTTTGATTTTTTTAGAACATTAAATTCTAGATTTATTCCTGACGATAACTGTTACATTGCAGAAAAAAATGATTCTGGAATAAAACTTCAAAAAGCATCATTTGTTAAAATGCCATTACGAGAATGGATTAAAAATGCTTCGAAGAATGAAAATTATGTTATTGCTCTTATTCCTTTTATCAGAAATGTAATTGAATATACTAAGGGGACAGATGAACAAAACTATCTATCACTGACTTCAATGCTTCATTTAAAAAATGATACACTTCTTTTGACAAATAAGGATCTTGAATTCATTTTGGCACATGAACTACCAAACGCGGGAATAAAAATTGTAAATCCCACAAATAGGATATTTGATACAATTAAATCATGTTCAAATAAATGTCTCGCTTCAAATTGCAATAATTTGGAGGAGAAGATCGTTTTGTCAATAGGCATTAGGCTTGAAGCTGAATATTATATGTATAATAAAATGAAACCTGTGATTACTGATATTGATACAAAAATTCAGAAATGGACTACTGGAACTATGGTTGGAAAATATAAAAAAGAGTTCCCTTCTGAAAGAAATACAATAAATATATTAGATAGAGTAAACCTTATGACACCTGAAAATATTCATTTAAATTCATTCATGTATGAACCATTGATTGATCTTTCTGGAGATCATTTATGCAAATTATACAGGGATGTATCACATTTAGATCAATGA
- a CDS encoding HD domain-containing protein, producing the protein MLVVANTFFRQSGSHGFDHTLRVTSLCVEIGKAEGVDMQVLIPAALFHDVTRPLEKETGIPHDSVRYGIFYSN; encoded by the coding sequence ATGCTGGTCGTTGCTAATACCTTCTTCAGACAGTCAGGATCACATGGTTTTGATCACACACTCCGTGTCACCAGCCTTTGCGTAGAGATCGGAAAAGCAGAAGGTGTAGATATGCAGGTCCTCATTCCTGCCGCTCTTTTTCACGATGTTACCCGTCCTTTGGAAAAGGAAACCGGAATTCCACACGATTCCGTGCGATATGGTATTTTTTACTCGAATTAA
- a CDS encoding DHA2 family efflux MFS transporter permease subunit produces MLTETTTDNQRYKWIALAIASLGSLLGVLNSTTLIIALPTLMLDLNTTLVGVMWTLIAYMLVLTILAPASGRLADIYGRKKLYVFGIIAFTIASLLCGVAADITQLIIFRIIQAIGGAILVANSTLLVVDAFPHYELGRAMGILSVIMAAAFVVGPILGGVLTLIDWRLNFFINLPIGIAVAYIAHTRLREVKEFSVEPFDLVGMLLFAVAFVALTVYLGVAVLVGPLSVLMLAVLAVGIISLVAFIRWELTSSHPLIDLSLFKIRIFAFGQASVFLNAIARGAVMILLILFFQGLRGYDPLMASILIAPMAIGLIVGGPIGGSLSDKYGSRLISTIGLIISLVGLAGLALMQYDTPYWVLAAWMVVNGIGSGLFQPPNTSAIMASVPFERRGVASSMRAFLGNTGMVISMTIAMPLLITTVPLDTMMNMFVVGGMNMPMDTQILFTDGIAFVFIISAILTIPAVIVSAMRGKDDVRVNIEMAGTSPEAP; encoded by the coding sequence ATGTTGACTGAAACAACTACAGATAATCAACGCTATAAATGGATAGCACTTGCAATTGCATCGCTGGGTTCCCTTCTCGGGGTTCTGAACTCAACCACTTTGATCATCGCACTTCCAACATTAATGCTGGATCTGAATACCACACTCGTCGGAGTTATGTGGACACTAATCGCCTATATGCTGGTCCTCACCATTCTTGCACCGGCAAGCGGACGTCTGGCCGACATATACGGACGAAAAAAGCTCTATGTCTTTGGGATTATTGCTTTCACCATCGCATCTCTGCTTTGTGGAGTTGCAGCAGATATTACCCAGCTCATCATATTCCGTATTATTCAGGCGATTGGCGGTGCGATTCTTGTCGCGAACAGCACGCTCCTTGTTGTCGATGCATTCCCTCATTATGAACTTGGGAGGGCGATGGGCATCCTTTCTGTTATAATGGCAGCCGCTTTTGTTGTCGGCCCGATCCTTGGCGGTGTTCTGACATTGATCGACTGGCGTCTGAACTTTTTCATCAATCTGCCCATCGGAATCGCTGTTGCATATATCGCCCATACCAGACTTCGCGAAGTAAAGGAATTCAGCGTGGAGCCTTTTGATTTAGTGGGGATGCTTCTCTTTGCGGTTGCATTCGTGGCACTAACCGTCTATCTGGGAGTCGCTGTTCTCGTTGGTCCCCTGTCGGTTTTGATGCTGGCAGTTCTTGCGGTAGGGATTATTTCGCTAGTTGCGTTTATCAGGTGGGAGCTTACCTCCTCTCATCCGCTCATCGACCTGTCCCTGTTCAAAATCCGTATCTTTGCCTTTGGGCAGGCAAGTGTATTCTTAAATGCAATTGCCCGTGGTGCTGTGATGATTCTCTTGATCCTCTTCTTCCAGGGTCTGAGAGGATATGATCCGCTTATGGCAAGTATCCTCATTGCACCAATGGCAATAGGACTTATCGTCGGCGGGCCAATAGGCGGATCTCTCTCCGATAAATATGGGTCGCGGCTGATCAGCACTATCGGGCTTATCATCTCTCTTGTCGGGCTTGCCGGCCTTGCCCTGATGCAGTACGATACGCCGTACTGGGTTCTTGCGGCCTGGATGGTGGTAAACGGAATTGGAAGCGGGCTTTTCCAGCCCCCGAATACCAGTGCGATCATGGCATCCGTTCCCTTCGAACGCAGGGGAGTTGCATCATCGATGCGTGCATTCCTTGGAAATACAGGCATGGTAATATCAATGACCATTGCTATGCCTCTGCTGATCACAACCGTTCCTCTGGATACGATGATGAACATGTTTGTCGTGGGTGGCATGAATATGCCAATGGATACGCAGATTCTGTTCACCGATGGGATTGCGTTTGTTTTTATTATATCAGCAATTCTTACGATCCCGGCAGTTATCGTCTCGGCAATGCGGGGCAAAGACGATGTGAGAGTAAACATAGAGATGGCGGGCACATCTCCGGAGGCCCCCTGA